CTATCTGAACGCGTCCTGGACGCTCAAGGCCGATATTGTCTCGGAATATGTCTGCCGGATGCTCAATCATATGGATGCGACCAGCACACGAATAGCGAATCCGGTGTTGTCCGAAACCGTCGAAGAGGAAGAGTTATTTGACTTTTCTTCAGGTTACATAAAGCGCTCCATTCACGAGCTGCCGCGCAACAGCACAAAAATGCCTTGGAAGCTCAATCAGGATTATCTGTTTGATAAAAAGGTCCTGCTCAATGAAGCCGTTGATGATGGTGTGGTCCAGTTTTACGGACCCAATAGTAACGCAGCAAAAGACGCTGAACCCGCGCTTGAGGCAGCTGAGTAGATTATTTTCTGTAGCAAAGTCTTGTAATTGACATTAATGTCAGTAAGTAAGTTATATGGAAAATGAAATTCTTGACGTTCTCATTGTTGGTGCTGGTCTTTCCGGCATTGGCGCTGCCGTACACTTGACTAAGCGGTGCCCGGGAAAAAGCTTCGCAATTGTTGAAGGACGCGAGCGGATTGGCGGTACCTGGGATCTGTTCCGTTATCCAGGTATTCGTTCCGACAGCGATATGTATACCTTGGGCTATAATTTCAAACCGTGGAAAGCCCGCAAAGCGATTGCAGATGCACCGACAATTCTCAGCTATTTGCAGGAAACGGTGCAAGAAAACGGGCTTGAAAAATATATCCGCTTTGAACGCAAGGTGACCGATGCGAGTTGGTCCAGCGAAACGGCCCGATGGACGGTGGATCTCTCTCATGGAGATGGATCTACCAGTCAGATAGAGTGCAATTTCCTCTTCATGTGCTCCGGCTATTACAGTTATGAGGGCGGACATAAGCCAGATTTCAAGGGGCAGGATGATTTTGCCGGACCGATCGTTCATCCGCAGGAATGGCCAGAAGATCTGGACTATGCAGGCAAGAAAGTTGTCGTGATTGGTAGCGGAGCCACGGCTGTTACCTTGATACCGTCCATGGCCGATACGGCAGAACATGTCACCATGCTGCAGCGGTCTCCCACCTATATCGTCTCCCGGCCAGCCGAAGACAAATTTGCGCTCGCCATGCGCAAGTTCCTGCCCAGCAAATGGGCTTATGGAGTGACCCGCTGGCGCAACGTGCTTTATCAACTCTTCACTTTCAATCTGGCGCGCAGCAAACCGGCTGCTTTTAAAAAGAAGCTGCTTGAGATGGTACGCGAAGAAATGGGCGACGGTGTCGATATGAAACATTTCACGCCCAGCTATAATCCCTGGGATCAACGGCTTTGTCTGGTGCCGGATAGCGATCTGTTTGAATCGCTGAAGTCTGGAAAAGCGTCCATCGTCACAGACCATATTGAACGGTTTGTGAAGGATGGCATCCTTTTGAAATCTGGTGAGAAACTCGAAGCCGATATCATCGTAACAGCTACTGGACTGAAGCTGGTGTCAGGCGGCCATGCTCAGTTCGAAATTGATGGTGAACCGGTGCATTTCGGATCACGCTTCAACTATAAAGGCGTGATGTTCTCTGACGTCCCGAACCTCGCCATGACCTTTGGTTATACAAATGCCAGCTGGACATTGAAGGCCGATCTTACCAGCGAGTATATCTGTCGATTGATCAACACCATGGATCGCAAGGGCGTTCAGATTGCGTATCCGCATCCATCTGATCCAGATTCTTTGATTCCCGAGACTATAGTGGATTTCTCGTCCGGCTATATTGAACGGGCTGCGGCCGATCTTCCTAAGCAAGGTCAGAAGAAGCCCTGGCGGCTCAATCAGAACTACGCAAAGGATATCGTTAATCTCCGGCATAATGCGGTTGATGATGGTGTTATGGTTTTTGCCAAAGCCGGAAGCGTTTCGGCTCAAGCAGCGACAGAAGCTTCGAAAACCGAGTCAGTTGCGGCCTAATTCGCCTCTCGCGTTAGCGCGTTAGTCCGTCTATAGAATTCGGATGATAGACTTTAAGACATTGATAGAGGCCGACAAAGGCCAGCCTGCCCGAACAATTCAGATATTGGATGTGCATAATTTTGAGGATTGGTTGAAAGACCAGCCTGAAAGCGTTCGCAGTCTAGTAACGGCCTATAAGTTTGTAGCCAATCCAAAGTCGTTCCTGATCCTTCCTATCGTCAATGGCAAAGGAGCAAAAGACAAAGCTGAGCAGGGTGATTTTACCGTGGTTGCTGGTGTGAAAAACCACAAGAGTCTGGACCCATGGGCATTGACAAAATTGGGTGGGAAGCTGCCAGAAGGAAAATATCGGCTAAAAGGAGCGAATGCCAAAAGTGGCCTGTTTAGCTGGTTGATTCCTCAGCATGGTTTTGAGCGATATAAAGAGCCGAAAAACAAACAAGGCCCGCGCGTTCTTCTAGTCAAAGACGAGATTTCCCAGGTCGATGAAGCTGTTCGTCAAGCGGAAGCCACCGCTTTGGTGAGAGATATGGTGAATACACCAGCTGCTGACATGGGCCCCGATAAGCTTGAGGATATTGTTGAAAAACTCGCCGACAAGCATGACGCTGACCTCAAAGTCACGCGTGGAGATACGTTGGAAAAGCATTTTCCAATGATCCACGGTGTTGGGAAAGCCGCAATGCGCGAGCATGCGCCGCGTCTGATAGAGCTAAAATGGGGTAAGCCTGATGCTCCTAAAATAGCGATTGTGGGTAAAGGTGTGACCTTCGACAGCGGCGGGCTTTCGATGAAGTCGCCTGCTGGCATGCTCCTGATGAAAAAGGATATGGGCGGTGCGGCTCATGCCATAGCGTTGGCCAAGATGATCATGGAGGCTGGCCTGCCTGTTCATCTTCATCTGCTTGTCCCCGCGGTAGAAAATTCGGTGGATGGTCATGCGCTCAGGCCCGGAGATATCTTGCAGAGCCGCAAAGGATTGACCGTGGAAATTGGCAATACTGATGCCGAAGGGCGCTTGATACTGGGTGATGCTTTGACATTGGCTGGGGAAGAAGATCCGGAGCTGATTATTGATTTCGCTACACTGACGGGTGCTGCAAGGGTGGCCTTAGGTCCCGACTTGCCGGCACTGTTCTGTAACGATGATGAAATGGCGGAAGGTTTGCTGGAAAGCGGTGAAGAGGAAGATGATCCATTGTGGCGCATGCCTCTATGGTCGCGCTATGATTATCGTCTCAAAAGCCCGATTGCGGATACCAACAACGTGGCGACCGGTTCCTTTGCGGGCTGTATAACCGCTGCATTGTTCCTGAAAAAATTTGTTCCGTCTGACATCCCATGGGCGCATTTCGACACCTATGCTTGGCGACCAGCTAGCAAACCGGGACGTCCAAAAGGCGGCGAGGCGCTGGGTTTGCGAGCGAGTTGGAGCTATTTGAAAGCGCGTTACACCAAATAGGCTGCTGCAGTCGCCGCTTGATCAATCAGCCGGTTCTCGGTTAAGGGCGGCTATTGTCACAGCTTTGTCATAAAGCGCGGCTTCGCGATTTGGTACAAGTTGTAAATGGGGTATGTAGAGCAAATGAACATTGTCGGGGATATAGAAGCCGGAAGTCAGGCTGCACGCGCGAAATTTTCGCTGCATGGTCCCGAAGAGGATTTTGATCCGCGGACCACGGCGCATCGTGGTGATCTGGCCGACATCGCTCTCGCTGGAAAATTGTTCGCGCCTCACTATGCGGAGGCTTTGCCAATGCGGTGCGCAGCCCCAAAGGCTATGATCCGCAAGCAAAGTGGCAAGGACCACGAAGCCGTATCCGAGCTTTTGCATGGTGAAGACTTCCATCTGCTGGATGTTGTGGGGGACTGGGCCTGGGGTTTTTGCGACCATGATGGTTATGTCGGCTATCTGCCAGTTCATGCGCTGCAACATCAACGCAAGACTGCTCAGCCCACACATCTCGTTTCGGCTCGGGCTGCTTTGATCTTCCTTGCGCCTGACGTGAAGGCAGGGGTGATTAAGCGCTTGCCGATGGGCGCAAAACTGGCTTGTAGCGAACCCAGCGAATGCGGTAATTTTTTGAAGACCGGTAAAGGCTATGTCCATGTTCGCCATGTTCAGAAAATTGGCACCAAACCAGTCTTCGATGGAACAAATAGTGCTGTGGATTTTGCGGAGCAACTTATTGGTGCGCCTTATTTGTGGGGTGGACGTAGTGGAGATGGGTTGGATTGTTCCGGTCTGATTCAGATGGTTCTGGGATTGACCGGCCAATCGGTGCCTCGAGATGCAGATCAACAGTTAAAAGCGGTTGGCTCTGATATCGCAGATGACGATGATCTACGGCGCGGCGATATTATTTTTTTCCCCGACCATGTGGGCATAATGGCGAACGACAAACAGATCATTCATGCCAATATTCACTGGATGCAAGTCGCCATCGAACCACTCAGCGACATGATTGATCGTTTTGATGCTGATGTTGAAGAGCCAGTTCTGGCGCGCAAGCGCCTCGGCTGACCGATAATGCAATATAGTGTTTTCATTGATGGCGGGGCGGGTACTACAGGCCTCGAGATTGCCGACCGGTTGGCGACACGGCCGGAATTCGATCTCGTGCGATTGCCTGATGAGCAGCGCAAGGACGCAAATGCTCGCCGTGAAGCAATCAATGACAGTGAATTTGTTATCCTTTGTCTTCCTGACGATGCGGCCAAACAGGCTGTATCACTGATTGAAAATGACCGTACGCGGGTCATTGATGCATCGTCTGCACATCGTACGGCAGCGGATTGGGTTTACGGATTTGCCGAGTTTAAGGATGGGCAGCGAGAGCGGATAGCCGGTGCCAGATTTGTATCGAACCCCGGCTGTTATCCCACGGGTTTCTTGGGTCTCGTCGCGCCCCTTGTAGCGCAAGGTCTTTTGACAGCGGATTGGCCATATACTGTCAATGCGGTATCGGGCTATTCTGGTGGCGGTAAGGCGCTGATCGAAAGATTTGCGCAAGAGGCTGATATCGGTTTTCGCAGCTATGGGTTGACCCTGGACCACAAACATATGCCGGAGATGAAGCGCCATGCTGATCTAAGCCATGATGTGATTTTTGCGC
This DNA window, taken from Parasphingorhabdus litoris DSM 22379, encodes the following:
- a CDS encoding flavin-containing monooxygenase, which encodes MENEILDVLIVGAGLSGIGAAVHLTKRCPGKSFAIVEGRERIGGTWDLFRYPGIRSDSDMYTLGYNFKPWKARKAIADAPTILSYLQETVQENGLEKYIRFERKVTDASWSSETARWTVDLSHGDGSTSQIECNFLFMCSGYYSYEGGHKPDFKGQDDFAGPIVHPQEWPEDLDYAGKKVVVIGSGATAVTLIPSMADTAEHVTMLQRSPTYIVSRPAEDKFALAMRKFLPSKWAYGVTRWRNVLYQLFTFNLARSKPAAFKKKLLEMVREEMGDGVDMKHFTPSYNPWDQRLCLVPDSDLFESLKSGKASIVTDHIERFVKDGILLKSGEKLEADIIVTATGLKLVSGGHAQFEIDGEPVHFGSRFNYKGVMFSDVPNLAMTFGYTNASWTLKADLTSEYICRLINTMDRKGVQIAYPHPSDPDSLIPETIVDFSSGYIERAAADLPKQGQKKPWRLNQNYAKDIVNLRHNAVDDGVMVFAKAGSVSAQAATEASKTESVAA
- a CDS encoding leucyl aminopeptidase family protein; amino-acid sequence: MIDFKTLIEADKGQPARTIQILDVHNFEDWLKDQPESVRSLVTAYKFVANPKSFLILPIVNGKGAKDKAEQGDFTVVAGVKNHKSLDPWALTKLGGKLPEGKYRLKGANAKSGLFSWLIPQHGFERYKEPKNKQGPRVLLVKDEISQVDEAVRQAEATALVRDMVNTPAADMGPDKLEDIVEKLADKHDADLKVTRGDTLEKHFPMIHGVGKAAMREHAPRLIELKWGKPDAPKIAIVGKGVTFDSGGLSMKSPAGMLLMKKDMGGAAHAIALAKMIMEAGLPVHLHLLVPAVENSVDGHALRPGDILQSRKGLTVEIGNTDAEGRLILGDALTLAGEEDPELIIDFATLTGAARVALGPDLPALFCNDDEMAEGLLESGEEEDDPLWRMPLWSRYDYRLKSPIADTNNVATGSFAGCITAALFLKKFVPSDIPWAHFDTYAWRPASKPGRPKGGEALGLRASWSYLKARYTK
- a CDS encoding C40 family peptidase; amino-acid sequence: MNIVGDIEAGSQAARAKFSLHGPEEDFDPRTTAHRGDLADIALAGKLFAPHYAEALPMRCAAPKAMIRKQSGKDHEAVSELLHGEDFHLLDVVGDWAWGFCDHDGYVGYLPVHALQHQRKTAQPTHLVSARAALIFLAPDVKAGVIKRLPMGAKLACSEPSECGNFLKTGKGYVHVRHVQKIGTKPVFDGTNSAVDFAEQLIGAPYLWGGRSGDGLDCSGLIQMVLGLTGQSVPRDADQQLKAVGSDIADDDDLRRGDIIFFPDHVGIMANDKQIIHANIHWMQVAIEPLSDMIDRFDADVEEPVLARKRLG
- the argC gene encoding N-acetyl-gamma-glutamyl-phosphate reductase; translation: MQYSVFIDGGAGTTGLEIADRLATRPEFDLVRLPDEQRKDANARREAINDSEFVILCLPDDAAKQAVSLIENDRTRVIDASSAHRTAADWVYGFAEFKDGQRERIAGARFVSNPGCYPTGFLGLVAPLVAQGLLTADWPYTVNAVSGYSGGGKALIERFAQEADIGFRSYGLTLDHKHMPEMKRHADLSHDVIFAPSVARAYRGMIVEVPVNLAAMGSRASASDLLDALERHYEGSAIVHAHEGNGVSELLLNENDAATDRLDLFVFSNQSGNQARLIAKLDNLGKGAAGSAVQDLNIMAGLDETLGLRL